A single window of Anomaloglossus baeobatrachus isolate aAnoBae1 chromosome 5, aAnoBae1.hap1, whole genome shotgun sequence DNA harbors:
- the LOC142313026 gene encoding uncharacterized protein LOC142313026 has protein sequence MDISSFDNEERRKKLESIFSDNIVDTPDFSLGSEKTYTFWDLEKAFTQRLRTWWDSATLKKYIEKSIIPHGLRIKKFPTFIFHQDFQTEWNNILTTCSLNLMNLIIKEEEERLKSFDTQINEIQDFLNKNYDAVDYKKLHDKFLINIHRIEDNLIQYKQRKYKRDTNDYSTNQVYSWNTSKRSILKYRKDYNPKEKSVIFTSTDLDTTGGSGSSLDSDRSSNIAEGAIPKKSKNGMAIEEEGSTRVLYVQRLIKYFILWLSSTSPPGLSSKRTTPERCPRPLLPQDCKQEAPDVPQDHQGEDLPHINTTETYVRGDDRSKEEIPTDNRPGDFIKRSDGLLTSSDFHSYDLGVPQDTYEEHCIIPAVSSVLHSKDLPSDPFKQVLFSDSSQALKKYQSHRRNDKTSKGKKTFSCSECGRHFHNQSTLVSHERTHTGEKPYQCPECGKCFSNKSNLVIHNRIHSGEKPFACLECGKCFNHKSDLVRHQRTHTGEKPFLCQECGKCFADTSTLVKHQRTHTREKPFSCQECEKGFSNKSNFAKHQIIHIGDKPYLCPQCGKYCKNKLHLATYQIMLKANNSYPCPECGKGFASKSNLVTHQRIHTGEKPFSCSECGKDFNRKSVLRLHQRLHTGEKPYSCSECGKCFIDKSNFVRHKKSHIGKKPDLC, from the exons ATGGATATCTCATCATTTGACAATGAGGAGAGGCGAAAAAAACTTGAATCTATTTTTTCTGATAATATTGTGGACACACCTGATTTTTCCCTTGGCTCAGAAAAAACCTATACCTTTTGGGACCTTGAAAAAGCGTTCACACAGAGACTCAGGACCTGGTGGGACTCAGCCACTCTCAAAAAGTACATTGAAAAATCCATAATCCCACATGGCTTAAGAATAAAGAAGTTCCCCACCTTTATATTCCACCAAGATTTTCAGACAGAGTGGAATAATATTCTTACCACCTGTTCACTCAACCTCATGAATCTCATCAttaaggaggaggaagaaagattAAAATCTTTTGACACACAAATTAATGAAATTCAAGATTTCCTGAACAAAAATTATGATgcagtggactataaaaaactccaTGACAAATTCCTCATTAATATCCATAGAATTGAAGATAATCTCATTCAATACAAACAAAGAAAGTATAAGAGGGATACTAATGATTACAGTACCAACCAAGTTTATTCTTGGAATACGTCAAAAAGATCCATCTTGAAATACCGCAAGGATTATAACCCTAAggaaaagtctgtaatattcacttCAACTGACCTGGATACCACAGGTGGAAGTGGCAGTTCATTGGATTCAGATAGGAGTTCAAATATTGCTGAAGGTGCGATTCCCAAGAAGTCAAAAAACGGAATGGCCATCGAGGAGGAAGGAAGCACCAGAG tgctctatgtccagaggttaattaagtatttcatcttatggctctcctcaacatctcctccaggtctatccagtaagaggacaacaccagagagatgtccccgtcctcttctcccacaggactgtaaacaagaagctcccgatgttcctcaggatcatcag ggggaagatctgccacatattaatactacagaaacatatgtgaggggtgatgatcggagtaaagaggagattcctacagataaccgcccag GTGACTTTATTAAGAGATCAGATGGACTTCTGACATCTTCAGACTTTCATTCATATGATCTTGGTGTGCCTCAAGACACATATGAAGAACATTGCATTATCCCAGCTGTATCCTCAgtgcttcacagcaaagatctaccaTCTGATCCTTTTAAACAGGTCCTATTTTCTGATTCATCACAGGCTCTTAAAAAATATCAAAGTCACAGAAGGAATGATAAAACTTCCAAAGGaaagaagacattttcatgttcagagtgtggaagacATTTTCATAATCAATCAACCCTTGTTTCACACgaaagaactcacacgggggaaaaACCATAtcaatgtccagaatgtgggaaatgtttttctaataAGTCAAATCTTGTTATACATAATAGAATTCattcaggggaaaagccatttgcatgtttagaatgtggaaagtgttttaaCCATAAATCtgatcttgttagacaccagagaactcacactggggagaagccatttttgtgtcaagaatgtggtaaatgttttgcagatacatcaactcttgttaaacatcagagaactcacacaagggagaagccattttcgtgtCAAGAATGTGAGAAAGGTTTTTCAAATAAGTCAAATTTTGCTAAACATCAGATAATTCACATAGGGGATAAGCCATATTTATGTCCACAATGTGGGAAATATTGTAAAAATAAATTACATCTTGCTACATATCAGATAATGCTGAAAGCAAACAACTCAtatccatgtccagaatgtggaaaaggttttgcaagtaaatcaaatcttgttacacatcaaagaattcacacaggggagaagccattttcatgctcagaatgtgggaaagattTTAATCGGAAATCAGTACTACGTTTACATCAGAgacttcacacaggtgagaagccatattcatgttcagaatgtgggaaatgctttattgATAAATCAAATTTTGTTAGACATAAAAAGAGTCATATAGGGAAGAAGCCAGATCTGTGTTGA